A DNA window from Solanum lycopersicum chromosome 3, SLM_r2.1 contains the following coding sequences:
- the LOC138337037 gene encoding uncharacterized protein encodes MDRFPKFNMVISAPPQLTMWHNDLDGDHRQTLNKYVGALIELINMNGWPELIEVLTGYWDSQRMVFRFGTAEITPTLEEIRDCIDTVGTGLERRARKQEDVFIPNKPSVEDISDWLGLRKDFTYWCQDSHIMFRDLYVRFGHASFYAAYNREFRISYREWNELRPLAFAIALLGTMVFPHGPSLSINTRVITLVQTLFKGYENQGTMKYYSVAPVILSDIYRALGKCKEGHRYFEAVICSSNGGFSATWRSVPELENCTLSTTRTPSRT; translated from the coding sequence ATGGACCGCTTCCCCAAATTCAACATGGTCATCTCAGCGCCACCCCAACTAACAATGTGGCACAACGACTTAGACGGAGATCATAGGCAGACTCTCAACAAGTATGTAGGGGCCTTGATCGAGCTAATCAACATGAATGGTTGGCCAGAGTTGATAGAGGTACTCACGGGGTATTGGGACAGCCAAAGAATGGTCTTCCGTTTTGGAACGGCCGAAATCACCCCTACATTAGAAGAGATAAGGGATTGCATAGACACCGTGGGAACGGGCCTAGAAAGAAGAGCCCGAAAACAAGAGGACGTGTTTATCCCCAACAAACCTTCCGTTGAGGACATCTCTGATTGGTTAGGACTAAGAAAAGATTTCACTTATTGGTGTCAAGATTCCCACATAATGTTCAGAGATCTGTACGTTAGATTTGGACACGCGAGTTTCTATGCCGCGTATAATCGAGAATTTAGAATTTCCTACAGGGAGTGGAACGAGCTCCGCCCATTGGCGTTTGCCATAGCCTTGTTGGGAACAATGGTCTTCCCGCACGGCCCGAGCCTGAGTATCAACACCAGAGTCATAACACTCGTCCAGACGCTATTCAAAGGGTACGAGAATCAAGGAACGATGAAGTACTACTCCGTAGCCCCGGTCATATTGTCAGACATATATCGCGCTTTGGGTAAGTGCAAAGAGGGACATCGGTACTTCGAGGCTGTAATCTGCTCCTCCAATGGTGGATTCTCAGCCACTTGGCGAAGCGTGCCGGAACTCGAGAACTGCACACTCTCGACAACAAGAACACCCTCAAGGACTTGA